A single genomic interval of Spirosoma taeanense harbors:
- a CDS encoding T9SS type A sorting domain-containing protein, with protein MKHISVAYALVVWLFLPLVTMAQIQVSFPTTRAVFQRSKANLATIRITGLYTLAVTRIEARMVARNGQGTSTEWRPIQTSPGGGSFAGDFTGTGGWYNLEVRGMNGDQQVGTVTTVERVGIGEVFIIAGQSNAQGIHTDAPVSTDDRVNCVNYRYPDNGFPNDPPVPQFTHLDNGADFYIAPRGLGSWCWGRLGDLLASRLNVPIMFFNAAFTGTAVRNWRESAPEGGTAKSVYDPNLLYPPRQPYINLKIALQYYANMLGMRAVLWHQGEADNLISTAGASYTSDLQFVINQSRQDYGRNMTWVVARTTYGDNIPTKTSPAIIAAQNNVIVTVPNVFPGPATDDIQIPRTRPPRNDPEGFHFDYNGLLEVANVWNGSLDDAFFQNSTPHSPAPAPTISVACAGNNLTFTINGEYTSFQWESGETSRTVTKGPGGLYRAKVKDARGNTHFTNYVRVSDTPTATVADNRPPAICAGGTLALTSNYDNVTWINRTTNADISSGRTLNVSTAGVYQVRYRDVSGCDFVSNAIQLTVNPLPATPTITNTRATTFCQGDNTILQTSAENVRYSWSNGQQNRVITVGTPGTYNLAVIDQNGCASERSNSITVVVNPLPVKPVITASGATTFCADRNVVLTAPEEAGYIWTNGLTTRTLTINQSGNFSVKTRNQFGCISEPSDVLTINVNPLPPTPSVSAAGATTFCEGGRVNLNATSTFDVVWSNGQAGKLITVNRSGNYAVQALDQNGCLSVYSPVISVRVNPLPNAPTLLSSRSSVICEGDRVTFTVEGPYTVFWSTGDSTRSITTGRAGNYTARVRDVNGCVSTQSATTTVQVRALPPAPTVNAIGTYTLEAVSSTNSNRFLWRRDNDSVSAQTPIIKAAIAGNYTAQSSIVYSNTLTCFSVPSTPFSLTIDVSARGLSVYPNPNPNKVVVLEAQENLTNAVVSLYTLTGQLVLTRSIGTFDERKQLILTDLPSGVYILRVQATDFSVSKRILLGL; from the coding sequence ATGAAACACATTTCGGTAGCCTACGCACTGGTGGTATGGTTGTTTCTGCCGCTGGTTACTATGGCTCAGATTCAGGTATCATTTCCTACTACGCGGGCCGTTTTCCAACGAAGCAAAGCCAATCTGGCAACGATTCGCATTACGGGCCTATATACATTAGCCGTTACGCGAATCGAAGCCCGCATGGTGGCCCGCAACGGACAGGGCACTTCAACCGAATGGCGACCGATTCAGACAAGCCCCGGCGGTGGTAGTTTTGCCGGCGACTTTACCGGAACAGGCGGATGGTATAACCTCGAAGTACGCGGCATGAACGGCGATCAGCAGGTCGGAACTGTTACAACGGTCGAGCGCGTTGGTATAGGCGAAGTGTTTATAATCGCCGGACAATCGAACGCGCAGGGTATTCATACCGATGCGCCCGTTTCAACCGACGACCGGGTTAACTGTGTCAACTATCGTTACCCGGACAATGGCTTTCCAAATGATCCGCCCGTTCCTCAGTTTACTCACTTAGACAACGGAGCTGATTTTTATATTGCGCCCCGGGGCCTCGGCAGCTGGTGCTGGGGGCGTCTGGGCGATTTGCTGGCCAGCCGGCTCAATGTACCGATCATGTTTTTCAACGCGGCTTTTACCGGAACGGCCGTTCGCAACTGGCGGGAAAGCGCCCCGGAAGGCGGCACTGCCAAGAGTGTGTATGACCCCAACCTGCTGTACCCGCCCCGCCAGCCTTATATTAACTTGAAGATCGCGTTGCAGTACTACGCGAACATGCTCGGTATGCGGGCGGTTTTGTGGCATCAGGGCGAAGCTGATAACCTCATCAGTACGGCCGGGGCTAGTTATACAAGCGATCTCCAGTTCGTGATCAACCAAAGCCGGCAGGATTACGGCCGGAATATGACCTGGGTGGTGGCCCGTACGACCTATGGTGACAACATTCCCACGAAAACCAGCCCCGCCATTATTGCCGCTCAGAACAATGTTATTGTAACGGTGCCTAACGTGTTTCCAGGACCGGCTACGGATGATATTCAGATACCCCGCACGCGTCCCCCCCGCAACGACCCTGAAGGTTTTCACTTCGACTATAACGGACTGCTGGAAGTAGCAAATGTCTGGAACGGAAGTCTCGATGATGCGTTTTTTCAAAATTCAACTCCGCATTCTCCCGCTCCGGCACCAACTATTTCGGTAGCCTGCGCGGGTAACAACCTAACGTTTACGATTAACGGTGAGTATACATCTTTCCAGTGGGAATCGGGTGAAACCAGCCGAACCGTAACAAAAGGGCCCGGCGGTCTTTACCGCGCTAAAGTGAAAGACGCCCGGGGTAATACTCATTTCACAAACTATGTACGCGTTTCAGATACGCCTACGGCCACCGTTGCCGACAATCGTCCACCGGCCATCTGCGCCGGCGGTACGCTTGCACTAACCTCCAATTATGATAACGTAACGTGGATCAACAGGACGACCAACGCGGATATTTCCTCGGGTCGGACACTCAATGTCAGTACGGCGGGCGTCTATCAGGTTCGCTATCGGGATGTTAGTGGCTGCGACTTTGTGTCGAATGCTATTCAGCTAACCGTCAATCCCCTACCGGCTACCCCAACTATTACCAATACGAGAGCCACCACCTTCTGTCAGGGTGATAATACCATATTGCAAACCTCGGCCGAAAACGTACGCTACAGTTGGAGCAACGGCCAGCAGAACCGCGTCATCACCGTGGGTACACCCGGCACTTATAACCTTGCGGTCATTGATCAGAACGGCTGTGCGTCAGAGCGGTCCAACTCCATTACAGTGGTTGTGAACCCTCTGCCCGTTAAACCCGTCATTACAGCAAGTGGGGCTACAACTTTCTGCGCGGATCGTAACGTCGTGTTAACCGCCCCCGAAGAAGCGGGGTACATCTGGACGAATGGACTGACAACCCGCACCCTGACCATCAACCAGTCGGGTAATTTTTCTGTTAAAACCCGCAATCAGTTTGGCTGTATCTCGGAACCGTCTGATGTGCTGACCATCAACGTGAATCCACTGCCACCAACGCCTTCCGTATCGGCGGCCGGTGCAACAACTTTTTGTGAAGGTGGCCGGGTGAACCTGAATGCAACGTCCACATTTGACGTTGTCTGGTCGAACGGACAGGCCGGAAAATTGATCACCGTAAATCGGTCGGGTAACTACGCCGTTCAGGCCCTTGATCAAAACGGCTGTCTGTCGGTTTATTCGCCTGTGATCAGCGTTCGAGTAAATCCCTTGCCTAATGCCCCTACGTTGCTGTCGAGCCGCTCGTCGGTGATATGCGAAGGCGACCGGGTCACGTTCACCGTAGAAGGGCCATACACGGTTTTCTGGTCAACTGGCGATTCGACCCGTAGCATTACCACAGGTCGGGCGGGAAATTACACAGCCCGCGTTCGCGATGTGAACGGCTGCGTATCGACGCAGTCGGCAACAACAACCGTTCAAGTGAGGGCCCTGCCGCCTGCTCCCACGGTGAACGCAATCGGTACATACACCCTAGAAGCGGTTAGTTCAACCAACAGCAACCGATTTCTGTGGCGTCGGGATAATGATTCGGTATCGGCACAGACGCCAATCATCAAAGCCGCTATAGCTGGCAATTATACGGCCCAGTCATCGATTGTTTATTCGAATACATTAACCTGTTTTTCGGTGCCTTCAACTCCTTTTTCGCTCACTATTGATGTAAGTGCACGAGGCCTTAGTGTTTACCCGAATCCCAACCCTAACAAGGTTGTTGTGCTGGAAGCCCAGGAGAACCTGACAAATGCCGTTGTATCACTATATACCTTAACCGGCCAGTTGGTATTGACCCGTTCAATTGGCACATTTGACGAGCGCAAGCAGTTAATCCTGACTGACTTGCCCTCCGGCGTTTATATCCTCCGCGTACAGGCCACCGACTTCAGCGTGTCGAAACGAATTTTACTGGGTTTGTAA
- the nuoE gene encoding NADH-quinone oxidoreductase subunit NuoE, whose product MTTETNNTIQFTPERLAKAQEIIARYPEGRQKSALLPLLHLLQEQEGWTSPEGMDYVARLLDIQPIEVYEVATFYTMYHLHPVGKHVIEYCRTGPCCLMGGEEVLAHLKQRLGIETGQTTVDGQFTLKEVECLAACGMGPVFQIREKYYMNLTNDRVDEILDELSK is encoded by the coding sequence ATGACTACCGAGACGAATAATACCATACAATTCACCCCTGAGCGGCTGGCGAAAGCACAGGAAATCATCGCCAGATATCCCGAAGGTCGGCAGAAATCAGCGCTATTGCCTTTATTGCATCTGCTGCAGGAACAGGAAGGCTGGACCAGCCCAGAAGGGATGGACTACGTAGCGCGGCTTCTCGACATACAGCCCATCGAGGTATATGAAGTGGCTACGTTTTATACGATGTACCATCTTCACCCGGTTGGTAAACATGTCATTGAATATTGCCGCACAGGCCCGTGCTGCCTGATGGGTGGGGAAGAGGTATTGGCCCATCTGAAGCAGCGGCTCGGTATTGAAACCGGCCAGACAACGGTTGATGGGCAGTTTACGTTAAAAGAGGTAGAGTGTCTGGCAGCCTGCGGTATGGGACCAGTTTTTCAGATTCGGGAAAAATATTACATGAATCTGACCAACGACCGCGTGGACGAAATCCTGGACGAACTGTCGAAATAA
- a CDS encoding NADH-quinone oxidoreductase subunit B, whose translation MATDIKMAEAPASYDGPGFSATSFDKIIGLARANSLWPLPFATSCCGIEFMSTMASHYDLARFGSERPSFSPRQADMLLVAGTIAKKMAPVVKQVYLQMAEPRWVVAIGACATSGGIFDTYSVLQGIDRIIPVDVYVPGCPPRPEQILDGVMQIQELAKNESLRRRNTEEYQKLLNSYNIQ comes from the coding sequence ATGGCAACTGACATCAAGATGGCTGAAGCCCCCGCGAGCTACGACGGACCTGGTTTTTCGGCTACTTCGTTCGATAAAATCATTGGCTTAGCCCGGGCAAATTCGCTCTGGCCATTACCTTTTGCGACCTCCTGCTGCGGCATTGAGTTTATGTCTACAATGGCATCGCATTATGATCTGGCCCGCTTTGGTTCAGAACGCCCGAGCTTCTCTCCGCGACAGGCCGATATGCTGCTGGTTGCCGGTACAATCGCCAAAAAGATGGCACCGGTTGTCAAGCAGGTGTACCTACAGATGGCCGAGCCGCGCTGGGTAGTAGCGATTGGCGCCTGCGCGACAAGCGGGGGAATTTTCGATACGTACAGTGTTCTGCAGGGTATTGACCGGATTATTCCCGTTGACGTATACGTCCCCGGCTGCCCTCCTCGTCCGGAGCAGATTCTGGATGGGGTCATGCAGATTCAGGAGCTGGCCAAGAATGAATCGCTACGTCGCCGGAATACGGAAGAATACCAGAAGCTACTGAATTCATACAACATTCAATAA
- a CDS encoding T9SS type A sorting domain-containing protein codes for MKNHYSLKRLLLFSLVAIATSAIGQSTSQVIKITYPESRAVFQRENNNISTIYLSGSYYQPIDSVQARVIAEVAGQGFNTDWTTIQRNVQGGIFQGVIRAQGGWYRLEVQAFAAGAVVGSDVVRKVGVGEVFIITGQSNAQGFQNFGAVGAADDRVNCVTYDNTQANSLGDPPAPTFQQLSASSLIGPRGQSAWCWGVLGDLITRQYNVPVLFINTAWQATVIKNWQESADGKITKNIFALGTPNENFPVGMPYANLVIALRYYCSLQGLRAVLWQQGENDNVPLHSTRKDYGLAMQYLINRTRQDTDRYPAWVLARSSYNDGQISQDIIQAQNDVINTYNNNVFAGPFTDNIQIPRFEGNVHFGNKPGDEGLNKLGQAWFESLNAIFFTSSRPLLPLPQPSVTVACNAANNGLTLTLPNLYKSYTWKTGQTTQSLAVTKSGVYRAVLKDAYGNTYLSPAVDVQNPIQPVVPTISLARNPGQAAAAQQQICADSTLSLVATVPPGTASIWNTGSVNRNITIANAGSYSVQAVNVYGCKSAQSSPITLTVRPKLPVPVVEQVGTYSLQATMPGPTGGQGDQYDWRRAGELIPQNTPVVKVVVTANYSARSRTTFTLGSGSTLTCVSNYSVPKAFSFDQTTGGLSVYPNPSRDGVVTIETIENLKDAEISVHSTTGQPLATFPVPSFNERKAIDLSRLAPGTYIIRVQSAGFNLSRRIILVR; via the coding sequence ATGAAAAACCATTATAGTCTAAAACGACTATTGCTTTTTAGTCTGGTGGCTATAGCCACTTCTGCAATCGGACAAAGCACTAGTCAGGTTATAAAGATCACCTACCCAGAGAGCCGAGCCGTTTTTCAACGCGAGAATAACAACATCAGCACTATCTACCTGTCGGGCAGCTATTACCAACCTATTGACAGCGTTCAGGCCCGGGTAATAGCCGAAGTAGCCGGTCAGGGCTTTAACACTGACTGGACAACCATCCAGCGAAACGTACAGGGCGGTATTTTTCAGGGTGTTATCCGGGCGCAGGGCGGCTGGTATCGTTTAGAAGTTCAGGCTTTCGCTGCCGGAGCCGTAGTTGGGAGCGACGTAGTGCGCAAAGTAGGCGTTGGCGAAGTATTCATTATCACGGGACAATCGAACGCGCAGGGTTTTCAGAATTTCGGTGCGGTCGGTGCTGCCGATGACCGGGTTAACTGCGTTACGTACGACAATACCCAGGCTAACTCACTGGGCGATCCGCCAGCACCCACGTTTCAGCAGCTTAGCGCATCATCGCTGATTGGTCCCCGGGGCCAGAGCGCCTGGTGCTGGGGCGTTTTAGGCGACTTAATTACCAGACAGTACAACGTTCCCGTCCTGTTCATTAATACCGCCTGGCAGGCCACCGTTATCAAGAACTGGCAGGAGAGCGCGGACGGCAAAATCACGAAAAATATTTTTGCTCTCGGTACCCCTAACGAGAACTTCCCGGTGGGTATGCCCTACGCCAACCTGGTTATAGCGCTACGGTATTACTGCTCGTTGCAGGGCTTACGGGCTGTGCTGTGGCAGCAGGGCGAAAATGACAACGTTCCTCTGCATTCAACCCGTAAGGACTATGGCCTTGCCATGCAGTACCTGATCAACAGAACCCGTCAGGATACCGACCGATATCCAGCCTGGGTTCTGGCTCGTTCGTCGTATAACGACGGGCAGATCAGCCAGGATATTATCCAGGCGCAGAACGACGTAATCAATACGTACAACAACAACGTCTTTGCCGGCCCCTTCACGGATAATATTCAGATTCCGCGCTTTGAGGGCAATGTTCACTTCGGCAATAAGCCCGGAGATGAAGGTCTGAATAAGCTGGGGCAGGCCTGGTTTGAAAGCCTGAACGCCATTTTCTTCACCAGCTCGCGCCCGTTGCTGCCCCTACCCCAACCCAGCGTTACGGTTGCCTGTAATGCGGCTAACAACGGCCTGACTCTGACTTTACCAAACCTTTATAAATCGTACACCTGGAAAACCGGCCAGACAACTCAGTCACTGGCAGTTACTAAATCAGGTGTGTACCGGGCCGTACTTAAAGATGCGTATGGAAACACGTATCTGTCACCAGCCGTCGATGTTCAAAATCCAATTCAGCCGGTAGTTCCAACGATCTCGCTGGCTCGAAATCCGGGGCAGGCTGCAGCTGCTCAACAGCAGATCTGCGCGGATTCGACCTTATCGCTGGTAGCGACTGTCCCGCCGGGAACGGCCTCTATCTGGAATACAGGTTCCGTAAACAGGAATATCACTATTGCCAATGCTGGAAGCTATAGCGTGCAGGCGGTAAACGTTTATGGGTGCAAATCGGCCCAATCCTCCCCGATTACGTTAACTGTCCGGCCCAAACTTCCTGTTCCGGTTGTTGAGCAGGTGGGTACTTATTCCCTGCAGGCTACTATGCCCGGACCAACGGGCGGCCAGGGCGATCAGTATGACTGGCGCCGGGCGGGTGAGCTGATCCCGCAGAATACACCGGTTGTGAAAGTAGTGGTAACCGCTAACTACTCGGCCCGGTCCCGAACGACTTTTACGTTGGGTAGTGGCTCAACGCTAACCTGCGTATCCAACTACAGTGTGCCAAAAGCGTTCTCCTTTGACCAGACAACGGGTGGCCTTAGTGTGTACCCCAACCCTTCCAGGGACGGGGTCGTGACCATTGAGACAATTGAGAACCTGAAAGATGCAGAAATCAGTGTTCATTCCACGACAGGTCAGCCCCTGGCTACCTTCCCCGTTCCGTCCTTCAACGAACGAAAAGCGATTGATTTATCCAGGCTGGCACCGGGCACCTATATCATTCGCGTCCAGTCGGCCGGGTTTAATCTGTCCCGGCGTATCATCCTGGTTCGTTAA
- the nuoD gene encoding NADH dehydrogenase (quinone) subunit D, which translates to MISEELDIANKNVPARNDNGPVQYVNELTTLNLGPTHPATHGIFQNVLQMDGEKIVSGEQTIGYIHRAFEKIAERRPFYQITTLTDRMNYCSSPINNMGWHMTVEKLLGIEVPKRAQYIRVIMMELARLADHLVCNGILGVDTGAFTGFLYIYQERENIYEIYEEVCGARLTTNMGRIGGMERDLSPTAIRKIKELIPRFRKVLTEFENLFNRNRIFMDRIVGVGGISAERALSYGFTGPNLRAAGVDYDVRVMNPYSSYEDFEFDIPVGQSGDTYDRFMVRNEEMWQSLRILEQAINNLPEGSYYADAPQYYLPPKQEVYRNMEALIYHFKIVMGEIDAPAGEVYHAVEGGNGELGFYLISDGGRTPYRLHFRRPCFIYYQAYPEMCKGLTLSDAIVIMSSMNVIAGELDA; encoded by the coding sequence ATGATTTCTGAAGAACTCGATATAGCCAATAAGAACGTCCCCGCCCGGAACGATAATGGTCCGGTGCAGTACGTCAACGAGCTGACTACGCTCAACCTCGGGCCAACGCACCCCGCCACACACGGCATCTTTCAGAACGTCCTGCAAATGGACGGCGAAAAAATCGTTTCGGGCGAGCAGACCATCGGCTACATCCACCGGGCGTTTGAGAAAATTGCCGAGCGTCGGCCGTTCTATCAGATTACTACGCTGACCGACCGGATGAACTACTGTTCATCGCCCATCAATAATATGGGCTGGCACATGACAGTCGAGAAACTGTTGGGCATCGAGGTACCCAAACGGGCGCAGTACATCCGCGTGATCATGATGGAGTTGGCCCGATTAGCCGATCACTTGGTCTGCAACGGTATTCTGGGTGTAGATACGGGCGCGTTCACGGGCTTCCTGTACATTTACCAGGAGCGCGAAAACATCTATGAAATTTACGAAGAAGTCTGCGGAGCGCGTCTAACGACCAACATGGGCCGCATTGGCGGTATGGAGCGGGATCTCTCCCCCACGGCTATCCGTAAGATTAAAGAGCTGATTCCGCGGTTCCGTAAGGTGCTGACCGAATTTGAAAACCTGTTCAACCGTAACCGGATCTTCATGGACCGCATTGTGGGTGTGGGTGGTATTTCGGCGGAACGGGCGCTGAGCTACGGCTTTACAGGCCCTAACCTCCGGGCTGCGGGTGTTGACTACGACGTGCGGGTTATGAATCCGTATTCTTCGTACGAGGACTTTGAGTTCGATATTCCAGTCGGTCAAAGTGGCGATACGTATGACCGTTTCATGGTCCGCAACGAAGAAATGTGGCAAAGTCTGCGTATTCTGGAGCAGGCCATCAACAACCTGCCCGAAGGTTCCTATTACGCCGATGCTCCGCAGTATTACCTGCCGCCCAAGCAGGAAGTGTATCGGAATATGGAAGCCCTCATCTATCATTTCAAGATCGTGATGGGCGAAATTGACGCCCCTGCTGGCGAAGTGTACCATGCCGTAGAAGGCGGCAACGGCGAGCTGGGCTTCTACCTTATCAGCGATGGTGGCCGTACGCCCTATCGACTGCATTTCCGGCGGCCGTGCTTCATTTATTACCAGGCGTATCCCGAAATGTGCAAAGGCCTGACTCTGTCCGACGCGATCGTAATCATGAGTAGCATGAACGTAATTGCCGGCGAGTTAGACGCGTAA
- a CDS encoding NADH-quinone oxidoreductase subunit A, which yields MNESYLPADYLPVLIQLGLALGFIVTTMLVTHSIGPKRHSQKKDDPFECGIPVQGDARTPISIKYFLIAILFVLFDVEVIFLYPWAVNFKGLGMTGFIEMVLFMGLLLAGFYYIIRKGVLKWE from the coding sequence ATGAACGAATCATACCTACCGGCCGACTACCTGCCGGTGCTTATTCAACTCGGTCTGGCACTTGGTTTTATTGTTACGACCATGCTCGTAACGCACTCCATTGGCCCAAAGCGCCACAGCCAGAAAAAAGACGATCCGTTTGAGTGCGGCATTCCGGTTCAGGGCGACGCCCGGACTCCTATTTCCATCAAGTATTTTCTGATTGCCATTCTGTTCGTCCTGTTCGACGTAGAAGTGATTTTCCTGTACCCCTGGGCGGTTAATTTCAAAGGGCTGGGCATGACAGGCTTCATTGAAATGGTGCTGTTTATGGGCTTATTGCTGGCCGGCTTCTACTACATCATTCGTAAGGGAGTTCTGAAATGGGAATAG
- the nuoF gene encoding NADH-quinone oxidoreductase subunit NuoF, whose amino-acid sequence MATKILTEHINVPGIETFDVYRKQGGYTAVEKALKTMTPEAIVEEVKKAGVRGRGGAGFPMGMKWSFLAKPEGVPRYLVCNADESEPGTFKDHYLMKNIPHLLIEGMIISSFALGANKSFIYVRGELMYVIHILEKAIAEATAKGFLGKNILGSGYDLELVVQPGGGAYICGEETALLESLEGKRGNPRNKPPFPAVKGLYQCPTVVNNVESIATTAWIVNNGGDAYAAIGIGRSTGTKLISASGHINKPGVYEIELGVPVEDFIYADEWCGGIRPGHKFKALVAGGSSVPILPANLALTLANGEKRLMSYESLSEGGFQTGTMLGSGGFIVFDETSCIVRNTWNFSRFYHHESCGQCSPCREGTGWMEKVLHRIEYGHGHRHDIDLLVDVARKIEGNTICPLGDAAAWPVASAIRHFRDEFEWHITNPQEATQPGAVYRGEMALV is encoded by the coding sequence ATGGCTACTAAAATTTTAACCGAACATATTAACGTTCCCGGCATTGAAACCTTCGATGTGTACCGGAAGCAGGGGGGCTATACGGCCGTCGAGAAAGCGTTGAAAACGATGACGCCAGAGGCCATCGTTGAAGAAGTAAAAAAGGCAGGGGTCCGGGGCCGGGGTGGCGCTGGCTTCCCGATGGGAATGAAGTGGAGCTTTCTGGCCAAGCCCGAAGGCGTTCCCCGTTACCTTGTCTGCAATGCCGACGAATCTGAACCCGGTACGTTCAAGGATCATTATCTGATGAAGAATATTCCTCATCTGCTGATTGAGGGAATGATTATTTCGTCGTTTGCGCTGGGCGCCAACAAGTCGTTCATTTACGTGCGGGGTGAACTGATGTATGTCATTCACATCCTCGAAAAAGCGATTGCCGAAGCAACGGCAAAAGGCTTTTTAGGTAAAAACATTCTTGGCAGCGGCTACGATCTCGAACTGGTCGTTCAACCCGGCGGGGGCGCTTATATCTGTGGTGAAGAAACGGCCCTGCTGGAATCGCTGGAAGGGAAACGTGGTAATCCGCGGAATAAACCGCCGTTCCCGGCCGTGAAGGGTCTGTACCAGTGCCCCACGGTTGTCAATAACGTAGAATCCATCGCGACTACTGCCTGGATTGTGAATAACGGTGGCGACGCGTATGCGGCCATTGGTATTGGCCGCAGTACGGGTACGAAGCTGATCTCGGCATCGGGACATATCAACAAGCCGGGTGTCTATGAGATAGAACTGGGCGTTCCCGTTGAAGATTTCATTTACGCTGACGAATGGTGCGGGGGTATCCGGCCGGGTCATAAGTTTAAGGCGCTCGTGGCGGGTGGATCGTCCGTACCCATTCTGCCAGCTAATCTGGCCCTAACGCTGGCGAACGGCGAGAAGCGGCTAATGAGCTATGAATCGCTGTCGGAGGGTGGTTTTCAGACCGGCACGATGCTTGGCTCGGGTGGGTTTATCGTTTTTGATGAAACCTCCTGTATTGTGCGGAACACCTGGAACTTCTCGCGTTTCTATCACCATGAATCCTGCGGCCAGTGTAGTCCCTGCCGTGAAGGAACGGGTTGGATGGAGAAAGTTCTGCATCGGATTGAGTACGGCCACGGGCATCGGCACGACATTGATCTGCTGGTTGACGTAGCCCGTAAGATTGAAGGAAATACAATTTGCCCTCTGGGTGATGCGGCTGCCTGGCCGGTTGCTAGTGCGATCCGACACTTCCGCGACGAATTTGAGTGGCATATCACCAATCCGCAGGAAGCTACCCAGCCGGGAGCCGTCTATCGGGGTGAAATGGCCTTAGTATAA
- a CDS encoding NADH-quinone oxidoreductase subunit C: MLTNEEVAQTIINQFGEAVGDFDDPYDLLTFSTSREQIIPLISYLKDHKTLQFGFLTDITAVHYPDSPGREFCVVYHLHSLINNFRLRIKVYLSKEDIHIPTAVPLFAGANWMERETFDLFGVIFDGHPDLRRILNMEEMDYHPMRREYPLEDATREDKIDALFGR, translated from the coding sequence ATGCTGACCAACGAGGAAGTTGCGCAGACCATTATCAATCAGTTTGGCGAGGCCGTCGGCGATTTTGACGACCCCTATGATCTTCTAACGTTTTCGACCAGCCGGGAGCAGATTATTCCGCTGATTTCTTACCTGAAAGATCATAAAACGCTGCAGTTTGGCTTCCTGACCGACATCACCGCCGTTCATTATCCCGATTCGCCCGGCCGGGAGTTCTGCGTAGTTTACCACCTGCACAGCCTGATTAATAATTTCCGGTTACGGATCAAGGTTTATTTGTCGAAGGAAGATATTCATATTCCAACTGCGGTTCCGCTATTTGCGGGCGCAAACTGGATGGAACGCGAAACGTTCGATCTGTTTGGCGTTATCTTCGATGGCCACCCGGATCTGCGCCGAATCCTGAATATGGAGGAGATGGATTACCACCCTATGCGTAGGGAGTATCCGCTTGAGGATGCTACGCGTGAGGATAAAATTGATGCACTGTTTGGACGATAA
- a CDS encoding 2Fe-2S iron-sulfur cluster-binding protein encodes MEDVKPQLLKVTIDGIEVEVEPGTTILQAARKIGPEVAPPAMCYYQPLKGSGGKCRACLVRVAAGSGKDPRPMPKLVASCITPVQDGMIVENNTSPQVIDARNGVVEFLLLNHPLDCPVCDQAGECDLQNFAFDHGRAETRYEEDRRTFDKHDIGPYVQLHMTRCILCYRCVYTADQITNKRVHGVLGRGDAAEISTYIGKAIDNDFSGNVIDVCPVGALTDKTYRFKNRVWFTQPVDAHRDCPTCSGNVILWYRGEEVIRVTARKNEWNEVTEFICNTCRFEKKKTSDWTIEGPTKISRSSVISANKYRADTIKPSFGQRLAAAEYKPIHDERDTSQLQIQQLPPERFAKVLPSAMEPEP; translated from the coding sequence ATGGAAGACGTAAAGCCGCAATTATTAAAAGTTACGATCGACGGCATTGAAGTCGAGGTAGAGCCGGGAACAACCATCCTGCAGGCTGCCCGTAAGATTGGTCCGGAGGTAGCCCCGCCGGCCATGTGCTATTATCAACCTCTGAAGGGTAGCGGTGGTAAGTGCCGGGCCTGTCTGGTGCGGGTAGCGGCTGGGTCGGGTAAAGATCCGCGTCCGATGCCGAAGCTGGTAGCCTCCTGTATTACGCCTGTTCAGGATGGTATGATCGTTGAGAACAATACTAGTCCGCAGGTGATTGATGCCCGGAATGGCGTAGTTGAATTTTTATTGCTGAACCACCCGCTCGACTGCCCGGTTTGCGACCAGGCCGGCGAGTGTGACCTGCAGAATTTCGCCTTCGATCACGGTCGGGCCGAAACGCGTTACGAAGAAGACCGGCGTACGTTTGATAAGCATGACATCGGGCCGTACGTACAACTACATATGACACGCTGTATTCTGTGCTATCGCTGCGTGTATACCGCCGACCAGATCACGAACAAGCGGGTTCATGGCGTTCTGGGCCGGGGCGATGCTGCCGAAATCAGTACGTATATCGGCAAGGCAATTGATAATGACTTCTCGGGCAACGTCATTGACGTTTGTCCGGTTGGCGCCCTGACTGACAAGACCTACCGGTTTAAAAACCGGGTCTGGTTTACCCAGCCCGTTGATGCGCACCGCGACTGCCCAACCTGCTCAGGCAACGTAATTCTATGGTACCGGGGTGAGGAAGTTATTCGGGTAACGGCGCGCAAAAACGAGTGGAACGAGGTAACGGAGTTTATCTGCAACACCTGCCGGTTCGAAAAGAAAAAGACCAGCGACTGGACAATTGAAGGGCCAACAAAGATTTCGCGCAGTTCAGTTATCTCGGCCAATAAGTACCGGGCCGATACCATCAAACCTTCCTTTGGTCAGCGGCTCGCGGCTGCGGAATATAAGCCAATTCATGACGAGCGCGACACCTCTCAGCTGCAGATTCAGCAGTTGCCGCCGGAGCGTTTTGCCAAAGTACTTCCTTCGGCCATGGAGCCGGAGCCTTGA